In a single window of the Mustelus asterias chromosome 3, sMusAst1.hap1.1, whole genome shotgun sequence genome:
- the sptssb gene encoding serine palmitoyltransferase small subunit B encodes MDVKGVKDTLSWLYYQYLLVTCSYVLEPWEQTIFNSFLFIIVAMVLYTAYVFIPIHVRLALKFFSGLGAGQPESTVAIMT; translated from the coding sequence atGGACGTGAAAGGTGTGAAGGATACCCTATCCTGGCTATATTACCAATACCTGCTTGTTACATGCAGTTACGTGCTGGAGCCCTGGGAACAAACCATCTTCAATTCTTTTTTGTTCATCATCGTGGCTATGGTTCTATATACAGCCTATGTCTTCATTCCAATTCATGTTCGCCTGGCACTGAAGTTCTTTTCTGGCCTCGGAGCAGGCCAGCCTGAAAGCACAGTTGCCATTATGACTTAG